In Paroedura picta isolate Pp20150507F chromosome 15, Ppicta_v3.0, whole genome shotgun sequence, the genomic window tcaatcTAATAAGCCAATAAAACTTAAAACGAGACTGTCTCTCTGTTTGCGTCCGGTGAAATCTCCCCAAATGAAATCTCATTCTCGGCCTGAGCTTTCGTCCAGCCCGCCGGGAGCAAGTGCAGCTCGAAAGTTCGGCTCATCTCCGAGGGGAATTCGTCTGCATTCCCCACTCCCacacccatccccaccccccaccccccacccccagaagccagGCTGGGAAAGCAGGGACCAATGCTTCTGGAGAATTCGTCCGGCACCTGGGAACGAGTCATCCATGATTCCCCTGGCTGAACATAATTTCCATTAATAGAGATTCGGAATGCCTGTCCAAAAATAGCCGTGTGCCGTTTGATAAGGGCCAGCTGGCGGCTGTCCCTCCCTGCAGTCGGAGTCCAGACAGAGAGCTCCGAGCACGACTCCAGCCCCAGCCATGTCGGAACGCCAAGTTCCCTTCACTTTTCTCCGCAGCCCCAGCTGGGATCCCTTCCGGGACTGGCATCGGGGCAGCCGCCTCTTTGACCAGTCCTTTGGGATGCCACTCATCCCTGAAGATTGGTACAAGTGGCCTGTGGGGACCACCAGCTGGCCAGGCTACCTCCGCCCTCTGGCCAGCGTGAGCCCCGAACAAGGAGCTGCCGGACCCATTGTCACCTCGCCAGATACCAACCCGGCCTTCAACCGGGCCCTGAGCCGCCAACTGAGCAGCGGCATCTCCGAGATTCGGCAGACGGCAGAAAGCTGGAAAGTGGCTTTGGATGTCAACCATtttgccccagaggaactggtggtgAAGACCAAGGATGGGGTGGTGGAGATAACTGGTAAGTGCCatcctcatagaatcattgaatcatagagtgggaagggacctcatgggtcatctagtccaaccccctgcactgtgcaggacactcacatcccttgaAATGGTTTTTGCTAGGATCTGACCGGGCTACGTGAAGCCTCTTTTCTCCATCTTTTTTTTGCTCCTCGCTCGTGCATCCAACTTCTTAAGAAGCcggattgagagccagcttggtgttaagagcagcagcctctgaactggagaactgggtttgattccccattcctccatgtgcactcagccagatgaccttgggccagtcagttctctcagagttctctcagccatacctacctcacagggtttctgttacggggaaaggaaggcgattgtaagccgctttgaggcttcctcaggtagcgaaaagcgggcTACAAGAAATCAGCTCCTTCATCTCTCCTTAACTGTATGATAAATTATTAGGATACTTATTGGGCAGgttcttggactcccatcttgCGGTGGGGAAGTGGATAAAGTCTACACGAGGAGGATCAGATTAAAAGTAGATCCAACTTAtctcatttttatcccactcGTTCTGCAAGTGGGATTATCAGAGTAGCATATGAACTTCTTGAACCCAGTCCTGTGAGGAAGGCTGGCCTGAGATAGATGCAATTGTCCCAAGGACCTCCAACAAGCGCCCTGGGTCTCCTTGGTCCTTCtttctttacttatttattttacatcctttctaccctgcctttctccccaaccgAGACTGAAAACAACCAatattgttcttctctcctctgttATTCTTTTGCCCTGTGTGGGAGGTTAGAGTGTAGCTGAGAGTGGATgacctgcccaaggtcactcaacaatTTCCATGGAAAAGTTGGGAGTGACACCTGAGTCCCCCAGATCTAGTCTaaccagaaggaggaggagagctgggttttacaccctgcttttcgctgtttgaaggagcctcaaagtggcttccagtcgcctttcctttcctctccccacaacagacaccctgtgaggtgggtaaggctgagagagccctgatattattgaagaagaagaagagttggttcttatatgccgcatttctctacccaaaggagcctcaaagtggcttccaattgccttcccttcctctccccacaacagacaccctgtgagggaggtgaggctgagagagctctaacaggattgctcggtcagaacagctttatcagggctttgacaagaccaaggtcacccagcttgctgcatgtggaagaagagcagggaatcaaacccagctggccagattagaagccaccgctcttaaccaggacaccactcCGGCTTGTCCACGATACCACACTAGCTCACAGGATACCACTTTGGGCCAAGCTAGACAGGAGGACATCTGCAAGTCCAATCTGGACCTGGTGCCATCTTAATGCCTAACATGGCTAACCAAAAACTGTCACAAGGTTGCAGTACAGCGGAACAAGGCAATCAGGTGAGCCCCCACCTCCGCATGCTGTTTCAAGTGCTGAAATGGCCAAAATTGTCCCCAACCTCCGCAGCTCTTTTGGCCCTTGGAaaggtgtgtgggaggggaacCAGAGCACGTCAGCATGACACACCATAGACACAATCAGGACAAGGCCTTCCCTGTATTTtgaaattgctttaaaatggagaaggcGAATCCGTGTCCAGCAGGGGGACCCACTATGTCTGGTTCGGCCCTCGGTTTCCAACCGACGGCCCATGAGGGAGTTCAGCGAAATTCCCAAGCAGATCAAGATGGCGGAATGTACCAGATTGGCCTTAGCATCTGGTCCTCAAAGATAAACCAAACATGGCTGCTTGACAGGACTGTGAGTGGCCAAAGACTCACCCATAACTCATCCAACCCGACTCAACTgctgccccaagctggctcttaaggtATAAGACTTTGTGTGCAAGAAGATTTCTTCAGATAgcttcagaggaagaagcacacaTGGACACGAAAGCACACACCTTGATAAGCTTTGTAGGCCTCAaaaggttctgctgggcttggaactttgttttgctgctttcgACCAGCACGGCTACCTACCTGTATCGATGATGGAGTACAGGTGAGGAGGTGCTGCCTTCACTAGGTGTTCTTATTGAGACAGGCCGCTCTCTCTCCTTCCAGAGAACCCCCTTAGGTTGCATCCCCCAAGCCAGGCAACAAGGAGACAAAAAGCCCACAGGGAGCTTCCTCTCAGCCCCCAGCCCCTGGAACCATCTGGATCGCAGCTGGCGCACGAGAGCTCTGATTAAAATCAATGCAATTGATCAAGTGCCAAGTCCATCTGAGCAAATTATTGGGAGGGGAaacgtggggtggggggggcagaagacTCCCATCTCCGCCTTTTCAAGCTgggtatcagaa contains:
- the HSPB1 gene encoding heat shock protein beta-1, encoding MSERQVPFTFLRSPSWDPFRDWHRGSRLFDQSFGMPLIPEDWYKWPVGTTSWPGYLRPLASVSPEQGAAGPIVTSPDTNPAFNRALSRQLSSGISEIRQTAESWKVALDVNHFAPEELVVKTKDGVVEITGKHEERQDEHGFISRCFTRKYTLPPGIDPAAVRSTLSPDGTLTVEAPLPKPAIQSAEIKIPVTFEARAQIPPSDTKKPEEASKK